The genomic window CTTGGTATCATACTGCTGTTGCCCCTAACTTATTCATTCACCTCACCATCAACGGCAATCATTGCCTTGCTGGCTGTATACATAGGAGGTATGTATGGTGGTTCCATCAGTGCCATTTTGTTAAATACACCTGGAACCAATGCCGCCATAGCCACTACTTTTGATGGGTATCCCCTAGCCAAAAAAGGAAAGGTAAAAAAAGCCTTAGACGTATCGCTATTTGCTTCAGTAGTTGGTGGTGTTATAGCAGCCATAATCCTGCTATTTACATCAGGACTGATCTCAAAAATGGTATCTAGCTTTACGTCGACAGAGTATTTTGCACTTGCTATTTTAGGTCTTTCGTTAATTGCAGGTGTGAGTGGAGACAATATCTTTAAAGGAATTATCGGAGGGTTATTAGGATTATTTATTTCAGTCATTGGGCTGGATGTTGTTACCGGAGTATCCAGATTTTCGTTTGATACCATGCTTTTCTATGAAGGACTATCAATCATGCCGGCTATGATTGCCTTTATCGCGCTTACGCAAGTGTTGATTAAAGCGCGAGACTTTATTAATACGAAGGGTGCCATGGGTGATATCTCAAAAATTGATAAAGAAGGTATTACAAATAAGGAGAGAAAGTCTATTATACCAGCCATACTTCGTTCAACAGGAATAGCATCCCTAATTGGAACTATGCCGGGAGTCGGCGGTGGTGTGGCACAATTTCTATGTTATAACGAAGCGAAACGTACATCGAAGCATCCAGAGGAATTTGGAAAAGGCAGTCTAGAGGGAGTTGCAGCAGCAGAAGCTAGTAATAATACAGTCGTTGGAACATCCATGATTCCGCTTCTTACACTAGGGATCCCAGGTGACGGTGTAACAGCTATTTTACTTGGAGCTTTTATCTTACATGGTATTATTCCTGGACCAACTATGTTTACGAAGCAAGGTGCGACAGCTTATGCCATTATATTCGGTATCTTAATTGCTAACATATTACTATATTTAATTGGATTGCTGTTCACTAAACATGTGGCGAAAATTGTTCAAGTTAGATATAGCTATCTTGGGCCTCTTATTATCACATTTTGTTTTGCAGGTGCTTTTGCGGCAAACGGTTCTGTATATGAAGTTATTTTAATGATGGGAGTATTAGTTATCAGTTACATTTTAATGAAGCTAGATGTTTCCGTTATCCCGATTATGCTTGGTATGATTTTAGCGCCTATTATGGAGCAAAACTTTGTAAATAGTATGATTATTTATGACGGCGATCTCTTGATATTCTTCAAGCGCCCAATCACACTTGTTATCTTTATCTTAACCGCTGTTCTTGTTTGGTCGTTTATGAAGGTTAACAAGAAAGTAGAAAAATTAAACAAAGAACAAGAGGAAAAAATGCCAGCAGCAGGTTAATGTCGCTGGCTGAATACCAACAAAAGACTGAATCTTAATAATATTTTGAAGAGGTGTACTATGGAGCTTGTAAAAAAAGGTAATTCCTTTTCGGTTTATAGCAACGGCGTGGCCGTTATCGAGCATAGAGAAAACAGTCCATTTATGTATGTGGGAATAGGTAAAGAAACTATTAAACAACATTACGGTGATTTTAAAATAAATGATAAAACTATTGAAAAAGTTCCGTTAAAACATGTTGAGTTCAATGGTGACCTTGTTACCTTTAGCAACTGTGACTATAAAGTCCAATTAAGAATGACGGTGCAAGACAATCGCTTTGTCATTGATGAAATAGAAACGGATGACAATATCAACCG from Bacillus sp. HMF5848 includes these protein-coding regions:
- a CDS encoding tripartite tricarboxylate transporter permease, translating into METIISGLIEVLTLNNFIVIFLSLVLGMIVGCIPGLTVTLGIILLLPLTYSFTSPSTAIIALLAVYIGGMYGGSISAILLNTPGTNAAIATTFDGYPLAKKGKVKKALDVSLFASVVGGVIAAIILLFTSGLISKMVSSFTSTEYFALAILGLSLIAGVSGDNIFKGIIGGLLGLFISVIGLDVVTGVSRFSFDTMLFYEGLSIMPAMIAFIALTQVLIKARDFINTKGAMGDISKIDKEGITNKERKSIIPAILRSTGIASLIGTMPGVGGGVAQFLCYNEAKRTSKHPEEFGKGSLEGVAAAEASNNTVVGTSMIPLLTLGIPGDGVTAILLGAFILHGIIPGPTMFTKQGATAYAIIFGILIANILLYLIGLLFTKHVAKIVQVRYSYLGPLIITFCFAGAFAANGSVYEVILMMGVLVISYILMKLDVSVIPIMLGMILAPIMEQNFVNSMIIYDGDLLIFFKRPITLVIFILTAVLVWSFMKVNKKVEKLNKEQEEKMPAAG